A single genomic interval of Blastocatellia bacterium harbors:
- a CDS encoding IS630 family transposase, whose translation MGLKTLTGKLITARGVKPVAPLLRKRENFWLYGVVEPLSGWHFCQEYAHLNGEDFQKFIDALSLQLGEDIAIIHMDRAGAHTTNELSWPENLIPVCQPSHSPELNPIERVWEYIKKELVGEVFTTLEQLRERLKQVLEKITPEQISSLSSYKFILEALFYAASY comes from the coding sequence TTGGGATTAAAAACATTGACAGGAAAATTAATTACAGCCAGGGGTGTAAAACCAGTTGCTCCCCTCCTTAGGAAACGTGAAAATTTTTGGTTGTATGGGGTAGTCGAACCATTGAGTGGCTGGCATTTTTGCCAAGAATACGCTCATCTTAACGGAGAAGATTTTCAGAAATTTATTGACGCTCTTTCTCTACAATTGGGTGAAGATATAGCCATCATTCACATGGATAGAGCGGGTGCTCATACCACTAATGAACTCTCATGGCCAGAAAATTTAATTCCTGTCTGTCAACCTTCACATAGTCCAGAACTTAATCCAATTGAAAGGGTCTGGGAATATATCAAAAAGGAACTTGTTGGAGAGGTTTTTACAACACTTGAGCAATTACGAGAGCGATTGAAACAAGTTCTTGAAAAAATCACTCCTGAGCAAATTAGTTCGTTGTCATCTTACAAGTTTATTCTTGAAGCCCTATTCTATGCAGCTTCATATTAA